A single Flavobacterium sp. 1 DNA region contains:
- a CDS encoding DUF6428 family protein, which produces MKLSQIKQLLSKVETVNFQLPNGTFVPEHFHVTEVGLISKKFIDCGGTVRNETVVNFQLWDANDFEHRLKPKKLLDIIQLSEKVLGIEDFEIEVEYQNTTIGKYDLEFNGENFELLNKQTACLAQDDCGIPTEKQKVKLSDMNNNASCVPGGKCC; this is translated from the coding sequence ATGAAACTATCACAAATTAAACAGCTATTGAGCAAAGTTGAAACCGTAAATTTTCAATTGCCAAACGGAACATTTGTTCCAGAGCATTTTCATGTTACTGAAGTGGGTTTGATAAGCAAAAAGTTTATCGATTGTGGCGGAACTGTCCGTAACGAGACAGTTGTGAATTTCCAGCTTTGGGATGCAAACGATTTTGAACACAGACTGAAACCTAAAAAACTTTTAGACATAATTCAATTGTCAGAAAAAGTGTTAGGCATTGAAGATTTTGAAATTGAAGTCGAATATCAAAATACCACAATTGGTAAATACGATTTAGAATTCAATGGCGAAAATTTTGAATTGCTAAACAAGCAAACGGCTTGTTTAGCGCAAGACGATTGCGGAATTCCAACCGAAAAGCAAAAAGTGAAATTGTCAGATATGAACAATAATGCTTCTTGTGTTCCTGGTGGAAAATGCTGTTAA
- a CDS encoding helix-turn-helix transcriptional regulator, whose product MGATKTDFYTDNQNELAILIKALGHPARIAIIEYLLKVDTCICGDIVNELSLAQPTISQHLKELKNAGLIKGSVEGNAICYCVDEKGFEKIKSFFQNVTEHIEKKKTDCC is encoded by the coding sequence ATGGGAGCGACTAAGACGGATTTTTATACAGATAATCAAAACGAACTGGCAATTTTGATAAAAGCATTAGGACATCCTGCCCGAATTGCAATTATTGAATATCTTCTAAAGGTTGATACTTGTATTTGCGGTGACATCGTAAATGAATTGTCATTGGCACAGCCAACGATTTCGCAGCATTTGAAAGAACTTAAAAATGCAGGACTAATAAAAGGAAGTGTTGAGGGAAACGCTATTTGCTATTGTGTTGATGAAAAAGGTTTTGAGAAAATTAAAAGTTTTTTTCAAAATGTAACCGAACATATTGAGAAAAAGAAAACTGATTGTTGTTAA